The following coding sequences lie in one Leucobacter allii genomic window:
- a CDS encoding FadR/GntR family transcriptional regulator yields MQQPLLGGDAPRDSAAVGPGVGSIAQRIATAISLGMLSVGERLPPESELAAQFGIAVATLRKALAELREQGIVETRRGRNGGTFVVRTPFPSAAALRASLAATSLVALRDFFDEQAAVSGMAARLAAERTSPDGRTRLAEFAFQAREARGMRDRSLADSRFHFEVAVLSQSPRLLASEQRLQSELSPFLWCEEICTASAQLAFTDHLAIVMAVEQRDPEEAGRLAVAHVRANMRLIVDGKLALARAALAEPDAEDGA; encoded by the coding sequence GTGCAGCAGCCGCTCCTCGGAGGCGACGCGCCGCGGGATTCCGCGGCCGTCGGCCCCGGTGTCGGGAGCATCGCCCAGCGGATCGCGACCGCGATCTCGCTCGGCATGCTCAGCGTCGGGGAGCGGCTGCCGCCCGAGAGCGAGCTCGCGGCGCAGTTCGGGATCGCGGTCGCGACGCTGCGCAAGGCGCTCGCCGAGCTCCGCGAGCAGGGCATCGTCGAGACGCGGCGCGGACGCAACGGCGGCACCTTCGTGGTGCGGACGCCCTTCCCCTCGGCCGCGGCCCTGCGCGCCTCGCTCGCGGCGACGAGCCTCGTCGCACTGCGCGACTTCTTCGACGAGCAGGCGGCGGTCTCCGGCATGGCCGCGCGGCTCGCCGCCGAACGCACCTCGCCGGACGGCAGGACCCGGCTCGCCGAGTTCGCCTTCCAGGCCCGCGAGGCCAGGGGCATGCGCGACCGCTCGCTCGCCGACAGCCGCTTCCACTTCGAGGTCGCGGTGCTCAGCCAGTCCCCGCGCCTGCTGGCCTCGGAGCAGCGCCTCCAGTCGGAGCTCTCGCCGTTCCTGTGGTGCGAGGAGATCTGCACCGCCTCGGCGCAGCTCGCCTTCACCGACCATCTCGCCATCGTCATGGCCGTCGAGCAGCGCGATCCCGAGGAGGCCGGCCGGCTCGCGGTCGCGCACGTCCGCGCCAACATGCGCCTGATCGTGGACGGCAAGCTCGCGCTCGCCCGGGCGGCGCTCGCCGAGCCCGACGCGGAGGACGGCGCATGA